The Bacteroidales bacterium region CTTTCTAATAATAATCTGTCTGGATTTGTAAAAGTGTTTGGAGGATCAACAAATAAACATTCTCCATCATTAAGCCCTTGTGCATTTATTACATGACAAGTAGCACAAAAAATCAAAATTAAACTAAGATGTTTTAATAATTTTTTCATATGTAATTTGGTTTAATTCATTTGTAATTTTTATTATATAAAAAGCTGGTTTAATTTTATTTATAATTAATTCATAATTATAAAATTTATTCATTTTAATATTTTTTTCAGAATAAACACTTTTGCCATCAGTAGTAAATACTTCGATAGCAGAAATTGGTATTTGAGATTTTATAGTTAATTTATTCTTAAAAGGATTTGGAAATATAAATATAGAATTTTCATTTTTAAATAGTTCATTAACCCCAACCGGATTATATGAAATGATAAAATTCATTGGAAATTGGCTTTGCGTTCCCCAACTAAAAAATGGGGCTTGTACGTTATCATCTAAAAGCATATTATATGCTTGAAGTGGAGGATCATTATTTACCAAAAAGAAATAGTCATTATCAATTCTTGCAATATTAAAAAATC contains the following coding sequences:
- a CDS encoding T9SS type A sorting domain-containing protein, coding for MKKLLSFSFLLLAFIALKAQTNNFKTSDKLLDATQPMWKFHIAFEDGSGAKDTIWLLYDTTATNTGIDTALGEGAFNFNHSIFNVWIYNNNNDSTKTFALPYTYYPSHSVEVRAFNYQYPLTVSWDTSLFHASYLPYQQGFFNIARIDNDYFFLVNNDPPLQAYNMLLDDNVQAPFFSWGTQSQFPMNFIISYNPVGVNELFKNENSIFIFPNPFKNKLTIKSQIPISAIEVFTTDGKSVYSEKNIKMNKFYNYELIINKIKPAFYIIKITNELNQITYEKIIKTS